The Candidatus Marinimicrobia bacterium CG08_land_8_20_14_0_20_45_22 genome includes the window TCTCCGCTCCGACTACCGAAAAAGAGAGCGATCAGTGTGAGGTAAGCGCCATAAATAAGGACAAGATAATCGGTCGGGAAAATTCGGGCTCTAACATGCTCGAAAAAAGATGCTTTATCGTCTATTTCTAAATCCATTTGTTCTCTTTGTACCACGCGATGCTTTTTTCGAGACCGTCGCGCAATCCAACTTCGGGTTTGAAATTCAGAAGCCGCCTGGCTTTTTCGGATGTACAGACCCAGTATTCCTGAGTCATCTCCCGGTATTTATCCGAATTAAAAATGCTGAGTTTTCCGACGATCCGCGAAAAAAAGCTGGAAATGACGGACATTAACCACACGATCGATTTGGGAAAATAAAGAGTGATCGTCCATTCGCCGAGGATTTTAGCGGAAGTTTCAATTACCTCGCTTTGTGAATACCCTTCGTCATTAGAGTCGGCGGCATAAAATATTTCTCCCGAAGCGAGCGGATTGTTCATCAAAAGAATCAGGAGACGAACCAGATCGTCCACATAAATCATACTGAAATAATTTTTCCTCAGTCCAATTCGTGGGCTGATGTGTTTTTGCGCCAGTTCATAAAACCACAATGTTTCGCGATCGCCCGGGCCGTAAACGATCGCTGGACGGATGATCGTGACGTGAATATTCTCTTTTTGTTTTAATACTGCGATCTCAGCGGCTAATTTGCTATTGCCGTATGCCGAGACCGGGAACACCGGTTCGTCTTCATGTTTGGGCTTGAGTGCGTCAGATGCGCCACCGGCGGACAATGAACTGATATAGATCAGCCGAACGTCTTTCTTTCCGTAGTCCAAAATGGCGTTTAACAGATTTTCAGTTCCGTAAAAATTGATCTGGAGAAATTCAAACGCGTTTTGTGCTTTGACGGCGCCGGCCAGATGAAAAATGATATCAATGTCATCAACGGCTTTATTCAGCGAATCCTTATCCTGAAGATCGCCAATAACCCATTCCACTTTATCGGCAAATTCTTCCGGGCGGACACTTTCGTTCCGCGCCATACAGCGAATATTTTGGTTTTCAGCCAGAAGCCGATTAACGAGGTGTTTTCCAATAAAACCGGTCGCGCCGGTGACAAGACATTTCATTTTTTCCTCAAACTAAGATAAAAAAACCGGCAGAATTTAAAGTATTTATCAAACAATTCACGGAAATAATCCGGGCGACTCTCTCAAGCGATCGGCTTTTCATAAAGACGATAAGTTTTGTCGATTTTTGTGCCGTAGATTTTTTCCAGAGCGCGGCGCATCGGCGCATTATTTTCCAGAATCCACGACATCTCGCCACAATTAAATCCGTGTTTCAAGCCATTATGAAATGTCTTGTAATAAAACAGGATGTCGATTCCTTTGTGACGGTGTTCCTTCATAACGCCCATAATGATAACGCGCGCCTTGTTGATCCGGCGGCTGTGCCAAAGCAATTTAAAAATTCCGAATGGGAAAAGCCGTCCATTCAGATGAATCAGCGCTTGATTGATATCGGGAATTGTGAGCGATACACCAACCGGTTCGCCCTTGATCTCGGCGATAAAAACCATATCAGGCACGACGATCTGTTTGAGAGAATTTTTCAGATGTTCGACTTCTTTGTCGGTAAACGGAACCGCGCTCCAATTTTCAGACCAAGCGGCGTTATAGACTTTTTTAATTTTTTCGACTTCTTCGTCCAGTTTTTTCATATCGATATTCCGAACGGTAAAGTCAGCATTTTTTCGAATATCCGCGACGGCGGTCACCAATCTCTCTGGTATCTTTTCGGCACCTTCAATTGCATAGGCGTACATATCGATGACTTTTTTAAATCCCGCCGCTTCGATCAATTTTGGATAATAAGGCGGATTGTAGGTCATCATCAAAACCGGCGGCTTGTCATAGGCGTCCATCAGCAATCCGCACTCTTCGTTCTGCGAATAATTTTCCGGTCCGCGAATGCGTTTCAAACCATGATATTTCAGCCAATCTTCTGCCGCCGCAAAAAGCGCATTGGCGACGCTTTGATCGTCAATGGATTCGAAAAATCCGAAAAATCCGGTATCGTCGTGGTATATTTTCAAATGATTGTTGTTTCGGATAGCCGCGATACGACCGACAATGCGCCGGGTTTGATACGCCAGAAAGAATTCCGCTTCCGAATGCTCGAAGAAAGGGAATTTTGTTCGATCAAACATTGCTTTCTGTTCGGAAATCAACGGTGGAACCCATGAGGCATTTCCGCGATAAATTTTCCACGGGAATCGGATGAACCGTTGCATTTCTCTCTTCGACCTTACCGGAATGATACGTGTTTCCATTCAACCTCCATTTTGAAGAAATTTATAAAAATCAGTCGAAAACCGATAAGAATTTTTTATCGGTGCTGATTGACAATAATTTTCAGTTTGGGCGTCTATCAGAATAAATTTAAATTTCGCCGCGTTGAATTGGAAATTGAATTTGGAGTAATATTATGCAGATCGGAATTGCTGGACTTCCGTATTCCGGGAAGAGCGCGCTCTTTTCCACATTGCTTTGCCATAAATCGGCGGACGATTCTTTCAAGGGGAAAATCGAATCAGAGCGCGGCGTCGTCAAAGTTCCCGATGAACGGTTGGAGCGATTAGCGGCAGTGTTCAATCCGAAAAGTAAGGTCAATTCGACCGTCGAATACCTGAAAGTCCCCGGTCTGGAAAGCGATCAAAAGAGTTCTCACGGATTGCCGCCGCAGTTTCTGGCAAACATGAAAACTGTCGATGCTATTTTACTTGTCGTTCGCTCGTTTGAGAATGAAATGTTTCCACACCCGTTCAACCGCATCGATCCCAAATCTGACATCGCGTTTGCAAATTCGGAGTTTCTTTTAGCGGATTTGACGATTATCGAAACGCGTGTCGAGCGGCTTGAGAAGCAACTCCGGAAAATTCAAAACGAGGCGGATAAAAAAGAACTCGACCTGTTGATCAAATGTCGTTCGTGGCTTGAATCGGAAAAGCCGCTGAGGGAATTTGTCGTCAATCCTGAAGAGGAAAAAATCCTGCGCGGATTCCAGTTTTTAACCGCAAAACCAATTCTCTACGTAATCAATATCGGTGAAAGTCAGATTCCTGAGACAGAATTGATCATTCATCAATTTGACGATTTGAAATCAGAAAACGCGACCGTCACAGCGCTATGTGCGTCGATTGAAAAGGAAATCGCCGAACTTGAACCGGAAGATCAGGCGGCTTTTTTGAAGGATATGGGCATTCGGGAACCAGCGCTGTTCAATTTAATTTATCGTTCTTACGAATTGCTGGGATTGATCTCATTTTTCACCGTCGGTGAGGACGAGTGTCGGGCGTGGACGATTCGGCGCGGATCAAACGCGCAGAAAGCCGCGGGCGCGATTCATACCGACCTCGAACGCGGATTCATCCGGGCGGAAGTCGTCGCCTATGAAGATATGATCGCCAACGGCAATTATGCCGCCTGCCGCGCCAAAGGATTGGTTCGCCTCGAAGGGAAAGAGTATGTTGTGAAAGACGGCGACATTCTGGAAATTCGGTTTAATATCTGATTTCATTTTTGCACTCGTTCTCCAATTGAACCAAAACGAGAGAATCATCAGGAAGATGATGATCAGCGAGACGACAACCTTTTTCTTACCGTTTAGAGTCAAATTTTCAGCCTTTCCGATTCAATGCAACAGAGTTTAACACCGAGAGGAGAAAAAGATTGTGCGCGGTTCCACTTTCGAGATTCTGATTGTCCGCCGCTTGCCTGCGGTCACATCTTTTATTGTTTCTGTCGATAAACCCGCTTATTTTAGGACATGAAAATCCTGATAATTCACGGAACCAACCTGCCGCTGATCGGAAAAATCTCGGCGAAGAACGGCACGCGGTTGACGCTTGATAAAATCAATACCGGATTACGCCGAAAAGCAAAAGAACTTGGCGTCGAGATCAAAATCTTTCAATTCGCCGACGAAGCGCGAATCGTAAAAACCATTAGCCGATCCCGAAATGAAATCCAGGGCGTTCTGGTCGATCCGTGCGCGCTGGCGCGAACCTGTTTTTTACTTCGGGAATTGCTGGCGATCGTCCGAATTCCGACCGTTGAAATTTGTCCGGAAGAGATGCCATATTCACGCGAGAGTTTCGATAATTCGGTTTTGAAAGATGCCGTTCAGGCAAGATTGATCGGTCCGGCGATTTCGGTTTATTCCGAGGGATTGGAAACATTATTCCGGATCATCGGTTCCCAGCATTAAACGCATCGTCAAAAGGAGGCAAAACATGAATAAGTCGTCTGCATTTTTTCTTCTTGTCTTTTTATTCGTTTTTCCGGCGGTTTTAACGCCTTTTACTGGCGAAGTTGTTACATCATTTGCAACGCCTGCCGGTTGCCCTACCGGCCTGGAATTCGACGGGAAAAATCTCTGGTTGGCGGATCGTAAAACCGATACGCTGTATTGTATCAATCCCGATCATGGAAAAGTCATTCAGAAAATCGCCTCACCCGGCTACTGGCCGATGGGTCTGGCGTGGGATGGCAAGGCGCTCTGGTGTTCGGATAATCACGACGGAAAAATCTATCAGAT containing:
- a CDS encoding N-acetyltransferase produces the protein MQRFIRFPWKIYRGNASWVPPLISEQKAMFDRTKFPFFEHSEAEFFLAYQTRRIVGRIAAIRNNNHLKIYHDDTGFFGFFESIDDQSVANALFAAAEDWLKYHGLKRIRGPENYSQNEECGLLMDAYDKPPVLMMTYNPPYYPKLIEAAGFKKVIDMYAYAIEGAEKIPERLVTAVADIRKNADFTVRNIDMKKLDEEVEKIKKVYNAAWSENWSAVPFTDKEVEHLKNSLKQIVVPDMVFIAEIKGEPVGVSLTIPDINQALIHLNGRLFPFGIFKLLWHSRRINKARVIIMGVMKEHRHKGIDILFYYKTFHNGLKHGFNCGEMSWILENNAPMRRALEKIYGTKIDKTYRLYEKPIA
- a CDS encoding redox-regulated ATPase YchF, yielding MQIGIAGLPYSGKSALFSTLLCHKSADDSFKGKIESERGVVKVPDERLERLAAVFNPKSKVNSTVEYLKVPGLESDQKSSHGLPPQFLANMKTVDAILLVVRSFENEMFPHPFNRIDPKSDIAFANSEFLLADLTIIETRVERLEKQLRKIQNEADKKELDLLIKCRSWLESEKPLREFVVNPEEEKILRGFQFLTAKPILYVINIGESQIPETELIIHQFDDLKSENATVTALCASIEKEIAELEPEDQAAFLKDMGIREPALFNLIYRSYELLGLISFFTVGEDECRAWTIRRGSNAQKAAGAIHTDLERGFIRAEVVAYEDMIANGNYAACRAKGLVRLEGKEYVVKDGDILEIRFNI